A genomic window from Silene latifolia isolate original U9 population chromosome 11, ASM4854445v1, whole genome shotgun sequence includes:
- the LOC141611371 gene encoding noroxomaritidine/norcraugsodine reductase-like, with the protein MAAIGSNQRWSLEGCTALVTGGTKGIGRAIVEELVGLGARVHTCARNETDLQACLSDWKSRGMPITGSICDVSSRPQREKLIEEVTSVFNGKLNILVNNAGGVTNGQPTATCTEEHFSHVMATNFESAYHLSQLSYPLFKTSKTASIIFISSIASQFACAVGSVYGPAKGALNQLTKNLACEWAKDNIRVNAIAPGAILTPLTEDMFKDENGILKDLKTRVPLGRGGEANEISTVVAFLCMPAASYVTGQTIFVDGGFSSNGLFLH; encoded by the exons ATGGCAGCTATAGGTAGCAACCAACGTTGGTCACTAGAGGGTTGCACAGCTCTTGTCACCGGCGGTACCAAGGGCATTGG GCGTGCTATAGTTGAGGAGCTAGTAGGGTTAGGAGCGAGGGTACATACATGTGCTCGAAATGAAACTGATCTCCAAGCTTGCTTAAGTGATTGGAAGTCTAGAGGAATGCCGATAACTGGCTCAATATGTGATGTTTCATCGAGACCTCAAAGAGAAAAGTTGATAGAGGAAGTCACCTCTGTTTTCAATGGAAAATTGAACATTCTT GTGAATAATGCCGGTGGTGTAACAAACGGACAACCAACCGCGACTTGTACAGAAGAGCATTTCTCTCATGTAATGGCGACTAACTTTGAGTCAGCGTACCATCTATCACAACTCTCATATCCACTCTTCAAGACCTCAAAAACGGCTTCCATAATATTCATTTCTTCTATTGCTAGCCAATTTGCTTGTGCGGTTGGATCTGTTTATGGACCTGCTAAAG GCGCATTAAACCAATTAACTAAGAATTTGGCATGCGAATGGGCAAAGGACAATATTCGAGTTAATGCAATTGCTCCGGGAGCCATACTAACTCCTCTTACTGAAGAT ATGTTTAAGGACGAAAATGGAATATTAAAAGATTTAAAGACAAGGGTACCCTTGGGACGAGGTGGTGAAGCAAATGAAATATCAACCGTGGTTGCATTTCTTTGTATGCCTGCTGCTTCTTATGTCACGGGACAAACTATATTTGTTGATGGAGGCTTCTCTAGTAATGGATTATTTCTacattaa